In a single window of the Coffea eugenioides isolate CCC68of chromosome 3, Ceug_1.0, whole genome shotgun sequence genome:
- the LOC113765224 gene encoding MDIS1-interacting receptor like kinase 2-like isoform X2: MGSFKIISIFVLVVLLFPSFHPKCGASASAEEGAALLKWKASFRNQNNSFLTSWNLQFINAKKSSILPCTWAGISCIDGRVNRLNLSDWSIEGSIPASIGNLSDLELLALHENQFSSTIPPTFGNLNRLVDLKLFRNHLSGPIPSAMGNLISLQLLSLGDNNLISAIPNSLGNLTNLIELYLQNNQFSGSIPVTFGNLNRLVNLSLDQNHLSGHIPPVIGNLSSLQFLYLYQNNLTGAIPKSLGNLTNLIGLDLSYNQLSGSIPASIGNLSNFGVLYLYNNQFSGSIPATFGNLNRLVKLDLAFNQLSGSIPVSIGNLSDLEILALAENQFSGTIPQALGNLNKLVALRLFRNQFSGPLPELLCQSGILQNISVSENMLTGPIPKSLQNCSSLVRARFNGNRFQGNLSEMFGIYPSLDFIDLSNNKFYGKLSSNWGKCKMLKTFIVAKNNITGGIPPEIGNLAQLHTLNLSSNYLSGEIPREVVKLTSMLTLDLHDNQLTGGIPQDLGVLMEFLDLSTNSLNGTLPELLGDLKHLFHMNLSNNVLGQKIPSQIGKLTQLCDLDLSQNLFTGEIPFEFQNLQSLGTLDLSQNNLSGMIPKALAELPGLLHINLSFNNLEGPIPSGRAFVNLTLEEVKGNKGLCGHITGLRACESSRLIKKHVKDKSKELVLIIVLPLLGSFTLLGALFGALKLRDQRKRNSRAEDMEVNKGGLFAICAYDGKALYKEIVRSTEEFSETYCIGKGGCGSVYKAKLPSGEVVAVKRLHNIPNVAKDRSFLNEIRALTEIKHRNIVKLFGFCSNAQHSILVYEYLERGSLAKILSIEEAAKELDWQKRLNIIKGVAHALSYMHHDCSPPIVHRDISSNNILLDPECEAHISDFGTSKFLRRDSSNWSSLAGTYGYVAPEFAYTMKVNEKCDVYSFGVLTMEVIKGKHPGDLIANLLSSKPEEIDLKDLLDQRLLYPNQQIEKSLISILKLARECLHVDPQCRPTMLIISRLISTC; encoded by the exons ATGGGTTCCTTCAAAATAATCTCCATATTCGTTCTGGTAGTCCTACTTTTCCCATCTTTTCACCCCAAATGCGGAGCTTCAGCTTCTGCTGAAGAGGGTGCTGCTCTTTTGAAATGGAAAGCCAGTTTTCGGAACCAGAACAACAGCTTCCTAACCTCATGGAACCTTCAATTCATCAACGCCAAAAAGTCGTCTATCCTTCCTTGCACTTGGGCTGGTATTTCCTGCATTGACGGAAGAGTCAACAGATTGAACCTTTCAGATTGGAGCATTGAAG GTTCAATCCCTGCTTCAATTGGTAACTTGAGTGACTTGGAACTTTTGGCTCTCCATGAGAATCAATTTTCTAGTACCATTCCGCCCACTTTTGGTAACCTCAATAGGCTGGTGGATCTAAAGCTTTTCCGTAATCACCTCTCTGGTCCAATTCCTAGTGCTATGGGGAATCTGATCTCACTTCAGCTTCTTTCCTTGGGCGACAATAATCTTATCAGTGCGATCCCAAATTCATTaggaaatttgaccaatttaatTGAACTGTAtctccaaaacaatcaattttCTGGTTCAATTCCGGTCACTTTTGGTAATCTCAATAGGTTGGTGAATCTAAGCCTTGACCAAAATCACCTATCTGGTCACATTCCTCCAGTGATAGGGAATTTGAGCTCACTTCAGTTTCTTTACCTATATCAAAATAATCTCACTGGTGCAATCCCAAAGTCACTAGgtaatttgaccaatttgattGGACTAGATCTCTCTTACAATCAACTTTCAGGTTCAATCCCTGCTTCAATTGGTAACTTGAGTAACTTTGGAGTACTGTATCTCTACAACAATCAATTTTCTGGTTCAATTCCAGCTACTTTTGGTAACCTCAATAGGCTGGTGAAACTAGATCTCGCTTTCAATCAACTTTCGGGTTCAATTCCTGTTTCAATTGGAAACTTGAGTGACTTAGAAATTTTGGCTCTGGCAGAAAATCAATTTTCTGGTACCATTCCACAAGCGCTTGGAAACCTGAATAAGTTGGTTGCTTTGAGATTGTTTAGAAATCAGTTCTCTGGTCCATTGCCAGAACTATTATGTCAAAGTGGAATTCTCCAAAACATTTCTGTATCTGAGAACATGCTTACTGGTCCAATCCCTAAAAGCTTGCAAAACTGCTCAAGCTTAGTTAGGGCCCGTTTCAACGGTAACCGTTTCCAAGGAAACTTATCAGAAATGTTTGGAATCTATCCATCCCTGGATTTCATAGATCTCAGCAATAACAAATTCTATGGGAAACTCTCCAGCAACTGGGGTAAATGCAAAATGCTGAAAACCTTTATAGTTGCAAAAAATAACATCACTGGTGGTATACCTCCAGAAATTGGAAATTTGGCTCAACTACATACACTTAATCTTTCTTCGAATTATTTATCAGGGGAGATACCGAGGGAAGTTGTGAAGTTAACTTCCATGCTTACACTAGATTTACATGACAACCAGCTTACTGGTGGTATACCTCAAGACTTGGGAGTGTTAATGGAATTTCTAGACCTGTCCACAAATTCCTTGAATGGAACCTTACCAGAACTTCTGGGCGATTTGAAACACTTGTTTCACATGAACTTGAGCAATAATGTTTTAGGTCAAAAGATTCCATCACAGATTGGGAAGTTAACCCAACTTTGTGATCTAGATTTGAGTCAAAATCTCTTCACAGGAGAGATACCATTTGAGTTTCAAAATCTGCAGAGTTTGGGGACATTGGATCTCTCCCAGAATAACCTCTCTGGTATGATCCCAAAGGCTTTGGCAGAATTGCCAGGTTTATTGCACATTAATCTTTCCTTTAATAATTTGGAGGGTCCAATTCCAAGTGGTAGAGCCTTTGTGAATCTAACCTTAGAAGAAGTAAAGGGAAATAAAGGTTTGTGTGGCCATATTACAGGGTTACGAGCCTGTGAAAGTTCCCGGTTGATTAAAAAGCATGTCAAGGATAAAAGCAAGGAACTTGTTCTCATAATTGTATTGCCTCTTCTGGGATCATTCACACTTCTTGGTGCATTGTTCGGTGCTCTCAAATTGCGTGatcagagaaaaagaaattcaagaGCTGAAGACATGGAGGTGAATAAGGGCGGTTTATTTGCCATATGTGCTTATGATGGCAAAGCATTGTATAAAGAAATCGTGAGGTCTACAGAAGAGTTCAGTGAAACATATTGCATTGGGAAAGGAGGTTGTGGAAGTGTTTACAAAGCAAAGCTTCCATCAGGCGAAGTAGTAGCTGTAAAAAGACTTCACAACATACCTAATGTGGCAAAGGATAGAAGTTTCTTGAATGAGATCAGGGCCTTGACAGAAATCAAGCATCGGAACATTGTGAAACTCTTTGGCTTCTGCTCAAATGCTCAGCATTCAATTTTGGTTTATGAGTACCTCGAAAGGGGGAGCTTGGCCAAAATCTTGAGCATAGAAGAAGCAGCTAAGGAACTAGACTGGCAAAAGAGGTTGAATATCATCAAAGGCGTCGCTCATGCTTTGTCTTACATGCATCATGATTGTTCACCACCAATTGTACACCGAGACATATCAAGCAACAACATTTTGCTTGATCCAGAATGCGAGGCTCACATTTCAGATTTTGGCACTTCCAAGTTCCTCAGAAGAGACTCGTCTAATTGGAGTTCTCTTGCAGGAACATATGGATATGTTGCACCAG AATTTGCGTACACAATGAAAGTTAACGAGAAGTGTGATGTTTATAGCTTTGGGGTCCTGACAATGGAAGTAATCAAAGGAAAGCATCCTGGTGACTTGATTGCTAATCTATTGTCTTCAAAGCCTGAAGAGATAGACCTAAAAGACTTGTTAGACCAAAGACTTCTGTATCCCAATCAACAAATTGAAAAGAGTCTGATATCCATTCTCAAACTAGCAAGAGAATGTCTACATGTTGATCCTCAATGTAGGCCAACAATGCTCATTATTTCCAGGTTGATATCTACATGTTGA
- the LOC113765224 gene encoding MDIS1-interacting receptor like kinase 2-like isoform X3, which yields MGSFKIISIFVLVVLLFPSFHPKCGASASAEEGAALLKWKASFRNQNNSFLTSWNLQFINAKKSSILPCTWAGISCIDGRVNRLNLSDWSIEGSIPASIGNLSDLELLALHENQFSSTIPPTFGNLNRLVDLKLFRNHLSGPIPSAMGNLISLQLLSLGDNNLISAIPNSLGNLTNLIELYLQNNQFSGSIPVTFGNLNRLVNLSLDQNHLSGHIPPVIGNLSSLQFLYLYQNNLTGAIPKSLGNLTNLIGLDLSYNQLSGSIPASIGNLSNFGVLYLYNNQFSGSIPATFGNLNRLVKLDLAFNQLSGSIPVSIGNLSDLEILALAENQFSGTIPQALGNLNKLVALRLFRNQFSGPLPELLCQSGILQNISVSENMLTGPIPKSLQNCSSLVRARFNGNRFQGNLSEMFGIYPSLDFIDLSNNKFYGKLSSNWGKCKMLKTFIVAKNNITGGIPPEIGNLAQLHTLNLSSNYLSGEIPREVVKLTSMLTLDLHDNQLTGGIPQDLGVLMEFLDLSTNSLNGTLPELLGDLKHLFHMNLSNNVLGQKIPSQIGKLTQLCDLDLSQNLFTGEIPFEFQNLQSLGTLDLSQNNLSGMIPKALAELPGLLHINLSFNNLEGPIPSGRAFVNLTLEEVKGNKGLCGHITGLRACESSRLIKKHVKDKSKELVLIIVLPLLGSFTLLGALFGALKLRDQRKRNSRAEDMEVNKGGLFAICAYDGKALYKEIVRSTEEFSETYCIGKGGCGSVYKAKLPSGEVVAVKRLHNIPNVAKDRSFLNEIRALTEIKHRNIVKLFGFCSNAQHSILVYEYLERGSLAKILSIEEAAKELDWQKRLNIIKGVAHALSYMHHDCSPPIVHRDISSNNILLDPECEAHISDFGTSKFLRRDSSNWSSLAGTYGYVAPEFAYTMKVNEKCDVYSFGVLTMEVIKGKHPGDLIAHLMSSKPEKIELRDLLDQRLLYPNQEIEKILISVLKLARECLHVDPQCRPTMLFISRYLVSY from the exons ATGGGTTCCTTCAAAATAATCTCCATATTCGTTCTGGTAGTCCTACTTTTCCCATCTTTTCACCCCAAATGCGGAGCTTCAGCTTCTGCTGAAGAGGGTGCTGCTCTTTTGAAATGGAAAGCCAGTTTTCGGAACCAGAACAACAGCTTCCTAACCTCATGGAACCTTCAATTCATCAACGCCAAAAAGTCGTCTATCCTTCCTTGCACTTGGGCTGGTATTTCCTGCATTGACGGAAGAGTCAACAGATTGAACCTTTCAGATTGGAGCATTGAAG GTTCAATCCCTGCTTCAATTGGTAACTTGAGTGACTTGGAACTTTTGGCTCTCCATGAGAATCAATTTTCTAGTACCATTCCGCCCACTTTTGGTAACCTCAATAGGCTGGTGGATCTAAAGCTTTTCCGTAATCACCTCTCTGGTCCAATTCCTAGTGCTATGGGGAATCTGATCTCACTTCAGCTTCTTTCCTTGGGCGACAATAATCTTATCAGTGCGATCCCAAATTCATTaggaaatttgaccaatttaatTGAACTGTAtctccaaaacaatcaattttCTGGTTCAATTCCGGTCACTTTTGGTAATCTCAATAGGTTGGTGAATCTAAGCCTTGACCAAAATCACCTATCTGGTCACATTCCTCCAGTGATAGGGAATTTGAGCTCACTTCAGTTTCTTTACCTATATCAAAATAATCTCACTGGTGCAATCCCAAAGTCACTAGgtaatttgaccaatttgattGGACTAGATCTCTCTTACAATCAACTTTCAGGTTCAATCCCTGCTTCAATTGGTAACTTGAGTAACTTTGGAGTACTGTATCTCTACAACAATCAATTTTCTGGTTCAATTCCAGCTACTTTTGGTAACCTCAATAGGCTGGTGAAACTAGATCTCGCTTTCAATCAACTTTCGGGTTCAATTCCTGTTTCAATTGGAAACTTGAGTGACTTAGAAATTTTGGCTCTGGCAGAAAATCAATTTTCTGGTACCATTCCACAAGCGCTTGGAAACCTGAATAAGTTGGTTGCTTTGAGATTGTTTAGAAATCAGTTCTCTGGTCCATTGCCAGAACTATTATGTCAAAGTGGAATTCTCCAAAACATTTCTGTATCTGAGAACATGCTTACTGGTCCAATCCCTAAAAGCTTGCAAAACTGCTCAAGCTTAGTTAGGGCCCGTTTCAACGGTAACCGTTTCCAAGGAAACTTATCAGAAATGTTTGGAATCTATCCATCCCTGGATTTCATAGATCTCAGCAATAACAAATTCTATGGGAAACTCTCCAGCAACTGGGGTAAATGCAAAATGCTGAAAACCTTTATAGTTGCAAAAAATAACATCACTGGTGGTATACCTCCAGAAATTGGAAATTTGGCTCAACTACATACACTTAATCTTTCTTCGAATTATTTATCAGGGGAGATACCGAGGGAAGTTGTGAAGTTAACTTCCATGCTTACACTAGATTTACATGACAACCAGCTTACTGGTGGTATACCTCAAGACTTGGGAGTGTTAATGGAATTTCTAGACCTGTCCACAAATTCCTTGAATGGAACCTTACCAGAACTTCTGGGCGATTTGAAACACTTGTTTCACATGAACTTGAGCAATAATGTTTTAGGTCAAAAGATTCCATCACAGATTGGGAAGTTAACCCAACTTTGTGATCTAGATTTGAGTCAAAATCTCTTCACAGGAGAGATACCATTTGAGTTTCAAAATCTGCAGAGTTTGGGGACATTGGATCTCTCCCAGAATAACCTCTCTGGTATGATCCCAAAGGCTTTGGCAGAATTGCCAGGTTTATTGCACATTAATCTTTCCTTTAATAATTTGGAGGGTCCAATTCCAAGTGGTAGAGCCTTTGTGAATCTAACCTTAGAAGAAGTAAAGGGAAATAAAGGTTTGTGTGGCCATATTACAGGGTTACGAGCCTGTGAAAGTTCCCGGTTGATTAAAAAGCATGTCAAGGATAAAAGCAAGGAACTTGTTCTCATAATTGTATTGCCTCTTCTGGGATCATTCACACTTCTTGGTGCATTGTTCGGTGCTCTCAAATTGCGTGatcagagaaaaagaaattcaagaGCTGAAGACATGGAGGTGAATAAGGGCGGTTTATTTGCCATATGTGCTTATGATGGCAAAGCATTGTATAAAGAAATCGTGAGGTCTACAGAAGAGTTCAGTGAAACATATTGCATTGGGAAAGGAGGTTGTGGAAGTGTTTACAAAGCAAAGCTTCCATCAGGCGAAGTAGTAGCTGTAAAAAGACTTCACAACATACCTAATGTGGCAAAGGATAGAAGTTTCTTGAATGAGATCAGGGCCTTGACAGAAATCAAGCATCGGAACATTGTGAAACTCTTTGGCTTCTGCTCAAATGCTCAGCATTCAATTTTGGTTTATGAGTACCTCGAAAGGGGGAGCTTGGCCAAAATCTTGAGCATAGAAGAAGCAGCTAAGGAACTAGACTGGCAAAAGAGGTTGAATATCATCAAAGGCGTCGCTCATGCTTTGTCTTACATGCATCATGATTGTTCACCACCAATTGTACACCGAGACATATCAAGCAACAACATTTTGCTTGATCCAGAATGCGAGGCTCACATTTCAGATTTTGGCACTTCCAAGTTCCTCAGAAGAGACTCGTCTAATTGGAGTTCTCTTGCAGGAACATATGGATATGTTGCACCAG
- the LOC113765224 gene encoding MDIS1-interacting receptor like kinase 2-like isoform X1 yields MGSFKIISIFVLVVLLFPSFHPKCGASASAEEGAALLKWKASFRNQNNSFLTSWNLQFINAKKSSILPCTWAGISCIDGRVNRLNLSDWSIEGSIPASIGNLSDLELLALHENQFSSTIPPTFGNLNRLVDLKLFRNHLSGPIPSAMGNLISLQLLSLGDNNLISAIPNSLGNLTNLIELYLQNNQFSGSIPVTFGNLNRLVNLSLDQNHLSGHIPPVIGNLSSLQFLYLYQNNLTGAIPKSLGNLTNLIGLDLSYNQLSGSIPASIGNLSNFGVLYLYNNQFSGSIPATFGNLNRLVKLDLAFNQLSGSIPVSIGNLSDLEILALAENQFSGTIPQALGNLNKLVALRLFRNQFSGPLPELLCQSGILQNISVSENMLTGPIPKSLQNCSSLVRARFNGNRFQGNLSEMFGIYPSLDFIDLSNNKFYGKLSSNWGKCKMLKTFIVAKNNITGGIPPEIGNLAQLHTLNLSSNYLSGEIPREVVKLTSMLTLDLHDNQLTGGIPQDLGVLMEFLDLSTNSLNGTLPELLGDLKHLFHMNLSNNVLGQKIPSQIGKLTQLCDLDLSQNLFTGEIPFEFQNLQSLGTLDLSQNNLSGMIPKALAELPGLLHINLSFNNLEGPIPSGRAFVNLTLEEVKGNKGLCGHITGLRACESSRLIKKHVKDKSKELVLIIVLPLLGSFTLLGALFGALKLRDQRKRNSRAEDMEVNKGGLFAICAYDGKALYKEIVRSTEEFSETYCIGKGGCGSVYKAKLPSGEVVAVKRLHNIPNVAKDRSFLNEIRALTEIKHRNIVKLFGFCSNAQHSILVYEYLERGSLAKILSIEEAAKELDWQKRLNIIKGVAHALSYMHHDCSPPIVHRDISSNNILLDPECEAHISDFGTSKFLRRDSSNWSSLAGTYGYVAPEFAYTMKVNEKCDVYSFGVLTMEVIKGKHPGDLIANLLSSKPEEIDLKDLLDQRLLYPNQQIEKSLISILKLARECLHVDPQCRPTMLIISRYLASY; encoded by the exons ATGGGTTCCTTCAAAATAATCTCCATATTCGTTCTGGTAGTCCTACTTTTCCCATCTTTTCACCCCAAATGCGGAGCTTCAGCTTCTGCTGAAGAGGGTGCTGCTCTTTTGAAATGGAAAGCCAGTTTTCGGAACCAGAACAACAGCTTCCTAACCTCATGGAACCTTCAATTCATCAACGCCAAAAAGTCGTCTATCCTTCCTTGCACTTGGGCTGGTATTTCCTGCATTGACGGAAGAGTCAACAGATTGAACCTTTCAGATTGGAGCATTGAAG GTTCAATCCCTGCTTCAATTGGTAACTTGAGTGACTTGGAACTTTTGGCTCTCCATGAGAATCAATTTTCTAGTACCATTCCGCCCACTTTTGGTAACCTCAATAGGCTGGTGGATCTAAAGCTTTTCCGTAATCACCTCTCTGGTCCAATTCCTAGTGCTATGGGGAATCTGATCTCACTTCAGCTTCTTTCCTTGGGCGACAATAATCTTATCAGTGCGATCCCAAATTCATTaggaaatttgaccaatttaatTGAACTGTAtctccaaaacaatcaattttCTGGTTCAATTCCGGTCACTTTTGGTAATCTCAATAGGTTGGTGAATCTAAGCCTTGACCAAAATCACCTATCTGGTCACATTCCTCCAGTGATAGGGAATTTGAGCTCACTTCAGTTTCTTTACCTATATCAAAATAATCTCACTGGTGCAATCCCAAAGTCACTAGgtaatttgaccaatttgattGGACTAGATCTCTCTTACAATCAACTTTCAGGTTCAATCCCTGCTTCAATTGGTAACTTGAGTAACTTTGGAGTACTGTATCTCTACAACAATCAATTTTCTGGTTCAATTCCAGCTACTTTTGGTAACCTCAATAGGCTGGTGAAACTAGATCTCGCTTTCAATCAACTTTCGGGTTCAATTCCTGTTTCAATTGGAAACTTGAGTGACTTAGAAATTTTGGCTCTGGCAGAAAATCAATTTTCTGGTACCATTCCACAAGCGCTTGGAAACCTGAATAAGTTGGTTGCTTTGAGATTGTTTAGAAATCAGTTCTCTGGTCCATTGCCAGAACTATTATGTCAAAGTGGAATTCTCCAAAACATTTCTGTATCTGAGAACATGCTTACTGGTCCAATCCCTAAAAGCTTGCAAAACTGCTCAAGCTTAGTTAGGGCCCGTTTCAACGGTAACCGTTTCCAAGGAAACTTATCAGAAATGTTTGGAATCTATCCATCCCTGGATTTCATAGATCTCAGCAATAACAAATTCTATGGGAAACTCTCCAGCAACTGGGGTAAATGCAAAATGCTGAAAACCTTTATAGTTGCAAAAAATAACATCACTGGTGGTATACCTCCAGAAATTGGAAATTTGGCTCAACTACATACACTTAATCTTTCTTCGAATTATTTATCAGGGGAGATACCGAGGGAAGTTGTGAAGTTAACTTCCATGCTTACACTAGATTTACATGACAACCAGCTTACTGGTGGTATACCTCAAGACTTGGGAGTGTTAATGGAATTTCTAGACCTGTCCACAAATTCCTTGAATGGAACCTTACCAGAACTTCTGGGCGATTTGAAACACTTGTTTCACATGAACTTGAGCAATAATGTTTTAGGTCAAAAGATTCCATCACAGATTGGGAAGTTAACCCAACTTTGTGATCTAGATTTGAGTCAAAATCTCTTCACAGGAGAGATACCATTTGAGTTTCAAAATCTGCAGAGTTTGGGGACATTGGATCTCTCCCAGAATAACCTCTCTGGTATGATCCCAAAGGCTTTGGCAGAATTGCCAGGTTTATTGCACATTAATCTTTCCTTTAATAATTTGGAGGGTCCAATTCCAAGTGGTAGAGCCTTTGTGAATCTAACCTTAGAAGAAGTAAAGGGAAATAAAGGTTTGTGTGGCCATATTACAGGGTTACGAGCCTGTGAAAGTTCCCGGTTGATTAAAAAGCATGTCAAGGATAAAAGCAAGGAACTTGTTCTCATAATTGTATTGCCTCTTCTGGGATCATTCACACTTCTTGGTGCATTGTTCGGTGCTCTCAAATTGCGTGatcagagaaaaagaaattcaagaGCTGAAGACATGGAGGTGAATAAGGGCGGTTTATTTGCCATATGTGCTTATGATGGCAAAGCATTGTATAAAGAAATCGTGAGGTCTACAGAAGAGTTCAGTGAAACATATTGCATTGGGAAAGGAGGTTGTGGAAGTGTTTACAAAGCAAAGCTTCCATCAGGCGAAGTAGTAGCTGTAAAAAGACTTCACAACATACCTAATGTGGCAAAGGATAGAAGTTTCTTGAATGAGATCAGGGCCTTGACAGAAATCAAGCATCGGAACATTGTGAAACTCTTTGGCTTCTGCTCAAATGCTCAGCATTCAATTTTGGTTTATGAGTACCTCGAAAGGGGGAGCTTGGCCAAAATCTTGAGCATAGAAGAAGCAGCTAAGGAACTAGACTGGCAAAAGAGGTTGAATATCATCAAAGGCGTCGCTCATGCTTTGTCTTACATGCATCATGATTGTTCACCACCAATTGTACACCGAGACATATCAAGCAACAACATTTTGCTTGATCCAGAATGCGAGGCTCACATTTCAGATTTTGGCACTTCCAAGTTCCTCAGAAGAGACTCGTCTAATTGGAGTTCTCTTGCAGGAACATATGGATATGTTGCACCAG AATTTGCGTACACAATGAAAGTTAACGAGAAGTGTGATGTTTATAGCTTTGGGGTCCTGACAATGGAAGTAATCAAAGGAAAGCATCCTGGTGACTTGATTGCTAATCTATTGTCTTCAAAGCCTGAAGAGATAGACCTAAAAGACTTGTTAGACCAAAGACTTCTGTATCCCAATCAACAAATTGAAAAGAGTCTGATATCCATTCTCAAACTAGCAAGAGAATGTCTACATGTTGATCCTCAATGTAGGCCAACAATGCTCATTATTTCCAG GTATCTTGCCTCCTATTAA